The Neoarius graeffei isolate fNeoGra1 chromosome 23, fNeoGra1.pri, whole genome shotgun sequence genome segment ATTAGAAAAGTTTTTCCAAACCGTCCTTTGGACGCGTCACAGCCTCCTCACCAGTGCAGGCGCACAGGAAGTCAGCTTTGTTTTTGCacgtttatttctttgtttgtttgcttgtttgtttgttttttgttttttccccaaaggattttaactttttttttttttacaatgcaaAGTCAAGTTCAGCAAAATTAAACGAAGCTTTGGCGCATTTGGTGAGGCAACAGCCTTCCAAGTTCACTGGTGCCcaaaacagtgttgccagattggttttattcCGGATTAAGCTGGAAAATATCCTGCGCTGTGATTCGGTTCCACCAGGAGGATTAGGAGTTAATTAGATCGTGGAGATTTCTGGCAACCTTCATCCAAAGCCTGCGTCTCTGCTGAGAGTCACACACCTCATCCGACTGCTCATCTTCATCCTCATTCAGAGTCCAGAGTCCTTGACCTGGTGCATCAGGTGAGTGAGTCAGAGGGTAAAAACATTGCTTATCACTGTGCCATGGTgtctctgatctctctctctctctctctctctctctctctctctctctctctctcacacacacacacacacacacacacacacactttcagtggTAGCACCAAATTGTTCCAAGCTCCAGACTCCCACATGCGCGCTCTCCACTGCTGCTAAATATTCCTCAATTCCCAAAAACACCCCCAAAAAGGCGCAAAATTCCACAcggtttctcttgaatcaaaaagtTGAATAATACACAGTAATCCAGCAGCTCTGAGATTTCCGATGTCCTTTATCCGCTGTCAGTCCCACTCCGTGCCATTTGTCTTTCTAATGAGCCCTAATGAGACGTCACGCGCTTTTAGAGGCTTAATGAGGCGATAATGCGTTAAAGTTTTATTGGATCACTTTATATTAAATTAAATGTGCGGAAAAATTGATTAGGATTAGTGGTCAGACTTGAGGGAAAAAGAGAGATTTAACtgcagaacaaacaaacaaacataataataataataataataataataataataataataataataataataataataataatgtcttccATTCCAGTTCCTGGTTAGAAGAGTTATTTTTAGCGAAGTAAATGGAGCTTACCCAAAACATCATTTCATGTCATGGTtcctgacttgctgacttttctCCTCCATGTGGACCTGTGTGTATGTGATTGAATGTGTGTTTTGGGGGCTCTGAGAGTTTTTGAGTTTTGGGTTGGTTCTTAAGAAATCTGTGAGCTGACGTAGATCCTGCAGAGAAAAAGCTTCCACGGGAAAATTCAGCCTCCGAGCACCTGCATGGTTCCCCCCCGGGGCCTCGAGCCTGGAGCTTCCGGAGACCGCACCGCTCCTCCAACTGTTTAGAGATAGctgataaataaacacacacacacacacacacacacacacacacacacacacacacggggggggggggggggagttcaaAAGGATGCATATAATTACTGTATGTACAAGTTCATGGTTCTTAAACGCATGAACAGAAGTTGAGAGGATACACATGATTGATTACTGGAGatctaagatagatagatagatagatagatagatagatagatagatagatagatagatagatagatagatagatagatagatatttacgGAGAATGATGCATCTAAAATAAAAGTCTGGTACTTGACTGAGTTATTGGCTAAAGAATTAGGAATTAAATCCCGAGTTCTCATTGTGTTTAAAGTCATTACACATTACAATAACATTTTTAAAGAAAACGACAAGGACATAATCAACTTCATTTGTAATGAACAGAAGTGGATAATCTAAACTATACATTACTGCAGTGAAAAGTGTAAAAGAACTTTGCAGAGTCGGATTTTGCACAGAAAAGTGATTGCATTGTTTGAGCCAGTGTAAGTCTCATATATTGTTCCAGCAAAATAAAACTTTGCCTGTTTTCCCTCTAGGTTCCATTAATTTAGAAGAAAAAGACTCTCAGATCTCTACACATCGCCTATAATTCCAATTAATAACAGCACAGCAGAGCAGAGTGGATTTGGCTTGTAATTATGTACCAAACAGagaatccatatatatatatatatatatatatatatatatatatatatatatatatatatatacacatatatatatatatatatatatatatatatatatatatatatatatatatatatatatatatatatatataaaatcctcaAACGTTAGATTTGGTGGAAATAAATGATCTCCTGTTACACTGAGGTCAGTTTCCAGAACAATACAATACCCCCAGACTGGGAGACCTCCTTGATCTCTTCATGACCCTAAATTCTGTCTAAAACTTTAAATTATGAATTTTTGGCTTTGAATTTGAGGTCACTTATTGGTTTGAgaaattataaaaaaatatccttaATGCTCATGAACACCTCCAGCAGCACGATTTTCGACATAAATGTTGATcagcacatcatcatcatcatcatcatcatcatcatcatagtgcTGTGAAATGATTATCAATATGGTCGTGTATTTTTTATGTCTAGACATTTGAGGAGATTCTTCTTATGGCCATAttttatataataaataaataaataaataaataaagctaaaATACATTTTCTTTGATCCCGAGTTTGAAAGATGGACACAGGTAATTCAACATCAACTATTACAATTTGCtataatatttttaaattatttttctgtCCATATGAACATATAATGCCTTTTCAAAACGTTATATATCACTAATGACACATTATTTGTAGATAAAACAGTAAAACAGACAGAGGCAAGCTTGAATGAATCAATAGGAGAATTTattgaatcatcatcatcatcatcatcattataaatATAGACCATTTGAGACACGGTACTTTTCATTTTTATAAAAAATAGGGTCCGTCTCGTTGGACATCCGAAGAAATCAACGTTAAATTATGAAAATATATTATCAGAAAAATTCAATTAAGAAACAATTAAATAACGCACTACACAGTGATTGCCAGCGGCTCTATGTTCAGTTTCagactgaaataataataataataataataataataataataataataataataataataataataataataaatatttacaTAGCCACATAAACGCGACATGAGCACAGAGGAGAATCCCACACAGTCCGTGTACCGAGGAAACACCGGGATTCACGCGACCAGATCAAACGGAGGCTCGTTCTCGATGTCGGTGAGCGCGGATTTGAAGTGAACTTTGCGGGGATCCTCCGGGGTCCAGATCTTCGCCCTGCGGATGATGTTCTGCTCCCGGAGCTGCTTCTCATCCGTCCAGGACAAAGAGTGACCTGCCAGGGGGGGCAGGCCGTAATCTGGGTCATCAGGGGAAGGAGATCCTGGAGAGGGGGGAAAGgagaatttaataataataataataataataataataataataataataataataaatattgctTTTTTTCTATAGGAAATGTTTAAGAAAGTCTGCAAAGTTTAACATCTGAAAGCGTCTGGAATTtgtgcaaaagaaagaaaaaaacgatAATTAGACTAATGCGTAATTATAATAATAGttacctactactactactactactactactactactactaataataataataataataataagaagaagaagaagaagagatgcATGGGAAGTGTAATGTTTTCACAGCTCTTACTTGTCCCTCTGTGGCAGATGATGACTTTTTTGGGTTGGTTCAGAGCTTCGTGACTGGAGTTCCGGATGGGCGCGTCGGACTGCACCAGTTCAGCCAGGAAGTTGATGTAGCCGATGGCGAGACGCAGCGTGTCCACTTTGGAAAGGCGTTTCTCGTAAGGCAGGGTGGGGATGTGCGATCGCAGACCTTCAAACGCGTCGTTGATGGACTGCATGCGTCTGCGTTCGCGCACGTTGGCGGCTTGGCGCAGCTGCTGCATCTCCTGCTCAGACCGCGCTCTCCGGCGCCGCTTCAGCTGCAGCGCACCGTCACCGCGCCGCGGGGAGAAACCAGGCACACCGTACgacgaggaagaagaagaagaggaggaggagaagcgaCCCACGTCGCAGCCGTAGTCTTCATCGAGCGCGCGGCAGTCCTCGTAGTACTCTTGGATTTGGCTCGCGAGGAAGTCCACGTCGTCGTCCAAGAAGTCATCCGCGTCCATGTGCTCGCGCGAGCATCTCTCCGTGAAGAACTCATCCTCGTCGAAATAAGCGGAGGAGAAAGAGTCCAAGCCTGAAAACGGATCCAGGACGGTCTCCAtcctatttatgtatttattattattttttttttcgatTTCGGAAAAAGTCGGCACGCGAAGACGTTTTATAAGGACATCGACAGGCGCGTGCCATTAAcgggccgcgccagccaatcaacgACGAGCAGCGACAGAAGCAGCGCACCTAAGCATAAGCCACGCCCACCTTGTTTTTGCCCTCAGACGCTTAATCCTCAAGAAGACGATTAGCATTATTATCAGTTAATTAATTAGGGAACACATTTGACTGGTTAGTGGGCTTTTATTCGTTCATTCACAGAGTTTATGGAAATCAACCAGCAACCACAaggtacaacaacaacaataataataataataaattagagGTAAAATTTTGTAAAGACGACTAAAAGTTTATGAAGATTATAAAGTTTATaaaatcattttttaaaattcgGTTGATCTTTTTTTACAGCAATAATCAGTCTATATGTGGCTGGATGATAAACTGGTCTAATGATTCATTTAGTCATTTCATCCTTTGTTCATATCTCTTCCCCAAACAGTCTGCAAACATTAACCAACTTTGAATAAAATGCAGTTCTACACGTGGCTGTTGTTATTGAATGGCCTGTTGATACTGAACAACACTTTAATAGcactttttctcatctcatctcattatctgtagccgctttatcctgttctaccgggtcgcaggcaagctggagcctatcccagctgactacgggcgaaaggcggggtacaccctggacaagtcgccaggtcatcacagggctgacacacagacacagacaaccattcacattcacacctacggtcaatttagagtcaccagttaacctaacgtttcagtctttggactgtgggggaaaccggagcacccggaggaaacccacgcggacacggggagaacatgcaaactccgcacagaaaggccctcgccggccacggggctcgaacccggaccttcttgctgtgaggcgacagcgctaaccactacaccaccgtgccgcccatagcaCTTTGTGTCTAATAaatttttcaattattattatttgtcttTATTGATTTCTCATTTGCAAACAGCTTCAGTCTGCTGCGCCATAAAGAGCCATCAGTCAGTTCAGTATAAAAGCTTGATTGGGTGAAAAGAAGCAAAACCCAACAACAACAGTGGCTTGTAAACAATGATTGAAGAGCCACTCAGGTGCTGGAGGACTTTGGGATTTTGGTTTGCCTCCTTCGCGCTGATTAGCTTTTTGCGCGTCCACGTGCGCGTTTTTTGGCACCCACGGGAACCGGACAATGCGCCGGAGCGAGCACTGCTTTTGAAAGGTCACCCAGGCAGGTTGACCCCTGCGACCCTTTTAAAAGGCTTCTTTCAAAAGGCAGGTAGCATTCAAGAGCTCGCCCACTTCATTACCGAGGGGGACGCGCGGCTCCGGATAGAGCACGAGCGCCGCCGCACAATGAAATACACGAgaaacggagagagagagagagagagagagagagagagaggaacaggcGGCCATCAATCAGTGGCgagctctttttttattttaaagacaCGAACGAGACACAAGGAACACTCGCCTTTTGAAGAGACACTGATGAGAAACTTGATGCACGAAACTTCACGGGGGCGTTATAACGTTTCAAAGAACCGATTTCTGATGATAGTCATCCTGAATAACTTCTGACAAATTTTAGATAAGCAGGGGCGCACGCTTTGGCGCATGAGCACAGCATCATCTaattatatcatcatcatcatcatcatcatcattaattatAGTTCCTTACACTGAAAGGGTCACATCTCCAGCACTTCAGAAGTCTGCATGAATTCCATCAACACTGTGATTTGAGGTCAAAGGGCTGAAACTTTGCCATCCTGCCATCTTGCATCACCATGCGGCCCTTGTCAGCCTACAATCTCCGTTAAAcacgtaattaaaaaaaaaagacttctacATGATATTAAATTATAGCCTTTATACCTGCAGTTTTACGCATGCGTATATCCTCACACGAGTGCGTCCATCTACAGATTTCTTTTTACTTCACGATGCAAGATGATAATCATGCAGTATGCGTATCTGTATAACTTCATAACATTAACTCTTGGTGTTGATAAATTTATTTAAAAGCAGACCCTAATATACGATTAATGTGAAACTCACGTGTGTGTAAAAATCAATTTGGGGGAAAAGAAAAGATATATTTATGTAAGTTTGTTATCGCAGTGCCAGGAAAACAAAGACAACATGTGTTTCCAGGCTCTACATTTTCATTATGGAGATGTTTATTATGTGGTAAAATGGTTAATTAAAGAACCATGAACTGAAACGTTTA includes the following:
- the ptf1a gene encoding pancreas transcription factor 1 subunit alpha yields the protein METVLDPFSGLDSFSSAYFDEDEFFTERCSREHMDADDFLDDDVDFLASQIQEYYEDCRALDEDYGCDVGRFSSSSSSSSSSYGVPGFSPRRGDGALQLKRRRRARSEQEMQQLRQAANVRERRRMQSINDAFEGLRSHIPTLPYEKRLSKVDTLRLAIGYINFLAELVQSDAPIRNSSHEALNQPKKVIICHRGTRSPSPDDPDYGLPPLAGHSLSWTDEKQLREQNIIRRAKIWTPEDPRKVHFKSALTDIENEPPFDLVA